ATACTCCTCGATCGACCGCGTCGAGGACGCCATCGCCGAGCACTACAAGACCATCCGCCTCAGCCCCGCATTCGTCGCCGCTGTCCGCGACCACATCGAAGCCGCGCTGGACGACCAGGTCGCCGCGCAGCAGTTGCTCCGCAAGAACCTGGAGGATCAGCTGACGCAGCTCGCGACCAAGGGAGACAACCTCCTCGACCTCGCCGCAGACAGCTCACTCCCGCAGGAGCGCATCCGGCAGCGTCTCCGGGAGATCGCCGCGACCGGCAGCGCGTCACCGAACAGCTCAGCCAGGTGCACGGCGGCCTCTCCAGCGGCCGCGCGTTCCTCGACGCGCACCTGAACCTGCTCGAGAACCCCACGAGCTGTACCTCCACGCCAGCGAAGCCACCCGCCGCAAGCTCAACCAGGCTATCTTCGCCCACGACGAGGTTGTCGGAGACGACATCCGCTCGCCGCTATGGGAACTCCTCGCCGCCGAACGCGGCTGGGAGGCTCTCGCGGCGGGCGCAACGCCCGAGGTGGCACGCAGTACGGCCCAGGCCGCGACAGCGCGCCACAGCGGCCCAGAAACGCCAAAAGCCGCCCCGAAGGGCGACCTGGCCGAACTACAGAACCTCTGGCTTGACCTGCCTGGCGGCGTTTACGAGGACGCCGATTGCAGTAAGCCTCTTATGGTGGAGCATAGGGGATTCGAACCCCTGACCTCTTCCATGCCATGGAAGCGCGCTACCAACTGCGCCAATGCCCCGTACAACAGAAATAGATTCTACGGATGCGCGGCCCCGCGCACAACTTGGGAGGGATCCGATGGCGGTGGGGTTCGTTACTTATCGAAACAGCGGGGATAGAGTTATCGAGTTGAAAGTAGTGGGTGCCGCGCTAGATAGACACGCCCGGTCGCGTTCAATTACCGCGCATCGGCTACTTGAAATCACGAGTATTTCGTTTTTGGAGAGTCGGTTGGCTTTGACTTCAGCAGCAAGCAACGGGGGGCCTGCAGGCGTGTACGGATGGTCGGGGACCAGATCGCGCAAACCCTTGAGGGCCAGTAGCAAACTGGTTCCTTCGTTCGCCGAGCTGATGTCGCCCTCGTTCGTCTCGGTCGACTTCGAAACCGCGAATCGTCTAGGCGGCGTCTCCGCCTGCCAGATAGCCCTGGTCAAGGTCGTGGACGGCAACGTCGTGGCGCGCCAGTCCAGCTACCTCTGTCCACCCGTTGGGTACGACAGATTCGAGTTCACCTGGCTACACGGGATCTCACAAAAGCAGACAAGCGATGCGCCCGCATGGGATGAGGCGAGCTCGGATATAGCTGAGTTCGTTGGGGACAGTCCCGTGTACGCGCACAATGCCTCATTCGATGCCCGCGTCTGGCGTGAACTGGACAACTACTTCGACACCGAAACACTTCCGGACCGTTTCTACTGCTCTTATCGTCTGGCGCAGAGAACCGTTCCTGGCCTGGTTAACTACAAGCTCCCGACCGTTGCGCACGCCTGCGCGCCGTGGTTCGAGCTAGACCACCACCAGGCTGACTCGGATGCGGAAGCGTGCGCGTTGATAGTCGCGAGTATCCAGGCGATGAGCGGTGTCGATTCCCTCCTCAGTTCGTGAACCTGAGTTCTTGGACAGCCGGGAGTTGAGTAGCCTGGCGTTATGACCCTCGCCCTAGTCGTTTCTCTCCTTGCCGGTTTGGCGACGTCGATCGGTGGGCTGTTGGTCCTGAACTCAAAGACACTGGAGCGTCAGTGGCTGGCGGTCTCACTGGCCTTTGCGGCCGGAGCGATGATAATTGTCTCCCTGGTAGAGCTAGTACCGCTTGGAATCGAATACATGGGCGAGTACGCTTCGCCGAAACTCGCGCAGTTGTACGTGTGGCTCGCGTTTTTCGGTGGGATTGCTCTGGTTCTGGTTATCGACCGGATACTGCCAGACGTGCTAAATCCAAACGAGATGGAGGGGCGCGAGGACGCTCTTACTGAAACGGATACTTCATCAACTCGAAACCTGATGCGCTCGGGCGCTCTTGTAGCAATGGTGCTGGCGCTACACAACTTTCCCGAGGGCATGGCGACATTCTTTACTACATATCAGGACCCGCAGGTCGGATTCACTCTGGCGGTAGCAATCGCAATTCACAATGTTCCCGAGGGCATAGCCGTTGCAGCCCCTGTGTACGCGGCGACAGGATCGAAGAAGAAGGGTTTCTGGTGGGCGACATTTTCGGGGCTGACTGAGCCAATCGGCGCATTGTTCGCTGCTTTGCTTGTCGCCTGGGTGATTCCGCCGCAGTTCTTTGGGATCTTCTACGGAGTTGTCTCCGGCATGATGGTCTTCCTTGCCCTCGACGAACTGCTCCCAGGTGCATGGCGTTACCAGACTGACAAACACCAAACGATCTACGGAATGTTGGCCGGAATGGGAGCTATGGCGGTGAGCTTTGTCCTGTTCGCTAGCGGCTCATAGACAGGGCGAGGAACGCGCTGCCCCCGGTGGTCGGGCATACTGAAATCACGAAAAGCAATATGAATGGAAGAGGAACACAAATGAGGTCAATCGCGAAGCTCACCGCAACACTCGCCGCAGTTTCACTTGGATCTGTTGCGTTGGTCGGATGCAGCTCTGGCGATGGTGGCACCGCCGGTCCTGATTGCGAAGGAAGCTGGACCCTCGCCGCAATGGAATCCGATGGTGAGAAGATCACCGAGAACGACATCGAGGACATGAAACAGTCCGGGGTGGACCTAAGCGCAGCGTTCACGCTCGACCTCACCTCTGACGGAAAAGCAATGCTTTCAGTGTTTGACGCCCCCTCCGAGGGCACATGGGCCGTCAAGGACGGTAACTGTGAGATCACCATTGAGGGCGAGGCAATCAGTGCGCCAATAGAAGACGGCAAGCTGATTCTCGCTGTGGACGGATCATCGATCAGCTTTAAGCGAGCTGAGTAACCAGCCGCGTGGAAAGTCCGATGACCTGCAGGTCATCGGACTTTCATAGGTGATTCCAAGCTTCGATATGTAGTGTTTCCACGTGAGATTTCTGGTGGGCAGATTTTTCAGGCGGTCGGTAATACCGAGGGGTAGTCTGAGTTTGACCTCTCGGAAGTCCGTCGCACGTTGCGGGCTGTTGATGGGAGTCGTCCTTTCCTTACTTCTGATGCCGATGGGAGTTGTTGCGGCATCCGCAGAGGAAATGGATAGCGTCACGACCGACGATGGGACGGCGCAGCGGTCCGATTTTGAGGACGTTTTCCGCCAGGCCGGTCCCGTCGCTCAGATGCAAGAAAGACTCGCACAAGAGGCAAATCTGGGGCCAACTGGCGCCTTTTGCGGTCGGATCGTTGGAGGATTGCCGTCGGGACTTCATCTCTCGGTCAGTTTCGAGGAGCTAATCTCGGACGCCGAGGCGGCTCTGGGAGATGCCCCCGAGAACGTTTTGAACACCCAGGATGCGGTCGTTCTGGAGGAGACGATCGAGATTGCGCAAGGCCTCGACGGAACCTTGACAGTAGGAGCTTCAGAGTCGGGCAAAGTTCGCCAGGAACTGAGTCGCGCACTCTACGAGTTTGAGAACCGTGTAGCCTCATACGACTCTCTGCTGGAAGAGCTTTCCTCAATGAGCGGTGGCGACGAGGGCGGAAGCATCTGGGTAGAGGACGAGGAAGACCCAGACGGCGGATTCATGGTTCTGCTCGGTGCGGGCCAGGTCGGGATTCAGGTAGTGGATTTAAGTACCGGTCTTCCAGTTGTGTCTTTGAACCAGAATGACCCGTTCACCATGGCCAGCACGTACAAGCTCTACGTGGCCAGTTCGATGATCGACGCAGTTGAGTCGGGTGCGGCCAGTTGGTCGGATGATCTGATTGGCATGACGCTTGACGAGTGTTTCAACGAAATGATCACATACTCGGACAACGACTGTCCCGAGGCCTGGCTCGAGCAAATCGGTTGGGAGAACATCGGACCCACGCTGACCAAACTCGGGGCGCAGGATACCGAGTTTGTCCCCTACGGATTGGTCTCGACTCCAGCGGACCTTGCGCGGGCACTTGAAGTGTTGGCCTCCACCGACTCAATGAGTGATGACTCGCATCAGAGGCTGTTTTACGCGATGGAGAACCAGATCTATCGAGACGGAATCCCGGCCGCGCTGGACCCAATCGGCACCGTTGCTGACAAGGTCGGATTCCTTGAGCCCGAGGAACTACATGACGCCGCGATCGTATCCACGCCCAAGGGCGAGTATGCAATCGTGATCATGACCGTGTATCTCTCGTGGGAGACAATAGCTGAGATGACTCAGGCGGTCTATGACTATCTGTGAGGACTACGGTCTGTGGGGATAGAGGTACACGTCTAGGGATACCTAGACGAGCCCGATACGTTCCATCTCCGTGAATAGCTTGGCCTCGTTCTCGTCGGTCATGGGGACGAGGGGAAGGCGTAGTTCGTTATCCAGCATTCCCATGCGTGACAGAGCGGCCTTGATCGGGATCGGACTCACCTCACAGAACAGCAGATCAACGAGGGGTAGCATATCCAGTTGCATCTTGCGGCCAGTCCCTAGGTCGCCGGTCATGGTCGTAGCAACCATGTCGTGCATGTAGCGTGGCATAGCATTTGCAACCACGGAGATGACCCCGTCACCGCCCATTGCGA
The sequence above is a segment of the Actinomycetaceae bacterium MB13-C1-2 genome. Coding sequences within it:
- a CDS encoding exonuclease domain-containing protein, with protein sequence MALTSAASNGGPAGVYGWSGTRSRKPLRASSKLVPSFAELMSPSFVSVDFETANRLGGVSACQIALVKVVDGNVVARQSSYLCPPVGYDRFEFTWLHGISQKQTSDAPAWDEASSDIAEFVGDSPVYAHNASFDARVWRELDNYFDTETLPDRFYCSYRLAQRTVPGLVNYKLPTVAHACAPWFELDHHQADSDAEACALIVASIQAMSGVDSLLSS
- the zupT gene encoding zinc transporter ZupT; amino-acid sequence: MTLALVVSLLAGLATSIGGLLVLNSKTLERQWLAVSLAFAAGAMIIVSLVELVPLGIEYMGEYASPKLAQLYVWLAFFGGIALVLVIDRILPDVLNPNEMEGREDALTETDTSSTRNLMRSGALVAMVLALHNFPEGMATFFTTYQDPQVGFTLAVAIAIHNVPEGIAVAAPVYAATGSKKKGFWWATFSGLTEPIGALFAALLVAWVIPPQFFGIFYGVVSGMMVFLALDELLPGAWRYQTDKHQTIYGMLAGMGAMAVSFVLFASGS
- a CDS encoding serine hydrolase, coding for MTSRKSVARCGLLMGVVLSLLLMPMGVVAASAEEMDSVTTDDGTAQRSDFEDVFRQAGPVAQMQERLAQEANLGPTGAFCGRIVGGLPSGLHLSVSFEELISDAEAALGDAPENVLNTQDAVVLEETIEIAQGLDGTLTVGASESGKVRQELSRALYEFENRVASYDSLLEELSSMSGGDEGGSIWVEDEEDPDGGFMVLLGAGQVGIQVVDLSTGLPVVSLNQNDPFTMASTYKLYVASSMIDAVESGAASWSDDLIGMTLDECFNEMITYSDNDCPEAWLEQIGWENIGPTLTKLGAQDTEFVPYGLVSTPADLARALEVLASTDSMSDDSHQRLFYAMENQIYRDGIPAALDPIGTVADKVGFLEPEELHDAAIVSTPKGEYAIVIMTVYLSWETIAEMTQAVYDYL